The following proteins are co-located in the Onychomys torridus chromosome 6, mOncTor1.1, whole genome shotgun sequence genome:
- the Polr3gl gene encoding DNA-directed RNA polymerase III subunit RPC7-like isoform X1 has translation MASRGGGRGRGRGQLTFNMEAVGIGKGEALPPPTLQPSPLFPPLEFHPVPLPAGEEGEYVLALKQELRGAMRQLPYFIRPAVPKRDVERYSDKYQMSGPIDNAIDWNPDWRRLPRELKIRVRKLQKERTTIILPKRPPKTTEDKEETIQRLETLEKKEEEVTSEEEEEKEEEEEKEEGEEEEYDEEEHEEETDYIMSYFDNGEDFGGDSDDNMDEAIY, from the exons ATGGCCAGCCGGGGTGGGGGCCGGGGTCGCGGCCGAGGCCAGTTGACCTTCAACATGGAGGCTGTGGGCATTGGGAAGGGTGAAGCTTTGCCCCCACCCACTCTACAGCCTTCCCCACTCTTCCCT CCCTTGGAGTTCCACCCGGTGCCTCTGCCcgcaggagaggaaggggagtaTGTCCTGGCTCTGAAGCAAGAGCTGCGTGGGGCCATGAGGCAGCTCCCATACTTCATCCGGCCAGCTGTCCCCAAGAGAG ATGTGGAACGTTACTCAGACAAGTATCAGATGTCTGGGCCCATTGACAATGCCATCGATTGGAACCCCG ATTGGCGCCGGCTGCCCCGGGAGCTCAAGATTCGAGTCCGGAAGCTACAGAAGGAAC GGACCACCATTATACTCCCCAAGAGGCCCCCCAAGACCACAGAAGATAAGGAGGAAACAATACAGAGACTAGAG ACtctggagaagaaagaggaggaagtgacttcagaggaagaggaagagaaagaggaagaagaagaaaaggaagaaggcgAAGAAGAAGAATATGATGAAGAAGAACATGAAGAG GAAACTGATTACATCATGTCATATTTTGACAACGGAGAGGACTTTGGAGGTGATAGTGACGACAACATGGATGAGGCCATATACTGA
- the Ankrd34a gene encoding ankyrin repeat domain-containing protein 34A, with protein sequence MLHTEGHALLRAVGQGKLRLARLLLEGGAYVNEGDAQGETALMAACRARYDDPQNKARMVRYLLEQGADPNIADRLGRTALMHACAGGGGAAVASLLLAHGADPSVRDHAGASALVHALDRGDRETLATLLDACKAKGTEVIIITTDTSPSGTKKTRQYLNSPPSPGVEDPAPAPPSPGVCTSPSEVQLQTAGGGRGLLSPRAQEEEEKRDVFEFPLPKPPDDPSPSEPLPKPPRHPPKPLKRLNSEPWGLVAPPQPVPPAEGRPGMERLAAELNGLTLTGRPRLSRRHSTEGPEDPPPWAEKVTGGGPLSRRNTAPETQEPGLPSGLRQKLSRMEPVELDTPGHFCPDSPESSRLSLERRRYSASPLTLPPAGSISSPRQSQESLPGAVSPLSGRRRSPGLLERRGSGTLLLDHISQTRPGFLPPLNVSPHPPIPDIRPQAGGRAPSLPAPPGAPGSPRSKRKLVRRHSMQTEQIRLLGGFQSLGGPGEPGR encoded by the coding sequence ATGCTGCACACCGAGGGCCACGCTCTTCTTCGGGCGGTGGGTCAGGGTAAGCTACGCTTGGCCCGTTTGCTTCTGGAGGGAGGAGCCTACGTGAATGAGGGTGATGCCCAAGGGGAGACTGCGCTAATGGCGGCCTGCAGGGCCCGCTACGACGACCCTCAGAACAAGGCGCGTATGGTACGCTACCTCCTGGAGCAAGGCGCGGACCCCAACATCGCAGACCGTTTAGGACGCACCGCGCTCATGCACGCTTGCGCCGGGGGTGGGGGAGCCGCAGTGGCCTCTCTGCTCCTTGCCCACGGCGCAGACCCCTCAGTCCGAGATCACGCTGGCGCTTCGGCGCTGGTCCACGCCCTGGACCGCGGGGACCGCGAGACCCTTGCCACGCTGCTGGACGCCTGCAAGGCCAAGGGCACGGAGGTCATCATCATAACCACGGATACCTCGCCCTCGGGCACCAAGAAGACCAGGCAGTATCTCAATTCCCCACCGTCCCCGGGGGTAGAGGACCCTGCACCGGCTCCTCCTAGTCCAGGGGTCTGCACGTCGCCTTCGGAAGTCCAGCTGCAGACTGCAGGAGGAGGACGGGGGTTGTTATCCCCTCGCgcccaggaagaagaggagaaaagagacgTATTTGAATTCCCTCTTCCTAAGCCCCCTGACGACCCTTCCCCTTCCGAACCTCTCCCCAAGCCGCCTCGACACCCTCCAAAACCACTCAAAAGGCTCAACTCCGAGCCCTGGGGCCTTGTGGCTCCTCCTCAACCGGTCCCTCCCGCCGAAGGGAGACCGGGGATGGAGCGCCTGGCCGCGGAATTGAACGGCCTGACCCTGACCGGCAGACCGCGTCTTTCTCGGCGTCACAGCACCGAAGGCCCGGAGGACCCGCCTCCATGGGCGGAGAAAGTGACGGGCGGGGGTCCCCTCTCGCGCCGAAACACAGCGCCCGAGACTCAGGAGCCTGGTCTGCCTTCAGGGCTAAGGCAAAAACTGAGCCGCATGGAGCCGGTGGAGCTCGATACCCCTGGACACTTCTGCCCTGACTCGCCCGAGTCCAGCCGCTTATCCCTGGAGCGCCGGCGATACAGCGCCTCTCCGCTGACCCTCCCTCCAGCGGGCTCAATTTCTTCCCCACGCCAGTCCCAAGAAAGTCTGCCCGGGGCTGTATCCCCGCTGAGCGGACGGAGGCGGAGTCCCGGGCTGCTGGAGCGGAGGGGCTCCGGGACCTTGCTCCTGGACCACATCTCGCAAACGCGACCCGGTTTCTTGCCTCCCCTCAACGTCAgcccccaccctcccatccccGACATTCGCCCCCAAGCCGGAGGTCGGGCACCCTCACTGCCTGCCCCTCCTGGGGCACCAGGGTCTCCCAGGAGCAAGCGCAAGTTGGTGAGACGCCACTCCATGCAGACTGAGCAGATTCGCCTGCTAGGGGGTTTCCAGAGTCTAGGCGGGCCAGGGGAACCAGGGCGCTGA
- the Polr3gl gene encoding DNA-directed RNA polymerase III subunit RPC7-like isoform X2 — MASRGGGRGRGRGQLTFNMEAVGIGKGEALPPPTLQPSPLFPPLEFHPVPLPAGEEGEYVLALKQELRGAMRQLPYFIRPAVPKRDVERYSDKYQMSGPIDNAIDWNPDWRRLPRELKIRVRKLQKEPGTTIILPKRPPKTTEDKEETIQRLEETDYIMSYFDNGEDFGGDSDDNMDEAIY; from the exons ATGGCCAGCCGGGGTGGGGGCCGGGGTCGCGGCCGAGGCCAGTTGACCTTCAACATGGAGGCTGTGGGCATTGGGAAGGGTGAAGCTTTGCCCCCACCCACTCTACAGCCTTCCCCACTCTTCCCT CCCTTGGAGTTCCACCCGGTGCCTCTGCCcgcaggagaggaaggggagtaTGTCCTGGCTCTGAAGCAAGAGCTGCGTGGGGCCATGAGGCAGCTCCCATACTTCATCCGGCCAGCTGTCCCCAAGAGAG ATGTGGAACGTTACTCAGACAAGTATCAGATGTCTGGGCCCATTGACAATGCCATCGATTGGAACCCCG ATTGGCGCCGGCTGCCCCGGGAGCTCAAGATTCGAGTCCGGAAGCTACAGAAGGAAC CAGGGACCACCATTATACTCCCCAAGAGGCCCCCCAAGACCACAGAAGATAAGGAGGAAACAATACAGAGACTAGAG GAAACTGATTACATCATGTCATATTTTGACAACGGAGAGGACTTTGGAGGTGATAGTGACGACAACATGGATGAGGCCATATACTGA